Proteins from one Coregonus clupeaformis isolate EN_2021a chromosome 25, ASM2061545v1, whole genome shotgun sequence genomic window:
- the LOC121539237 gene encoding cdc42 effector protein 2-like: protein MSLKMSLCRKPASARWSRTQKRREVLSVNMISLPLADFHHVSHIGNNASSDSFGDLSFLKGWHSLMLHSSQSEHNLFLACYPPPKPPRLNLDEAEAPKIPEWTRAHLSHSASKRRKKYGSLPMLDSEEGQGEGDGKGAMEASVSPSHGVMVSSHSPGRDSLSSGRIGDSTQTCHEHTLQLDEVENSFSFSLDLGPSILDDVLQVMDRHHY, encoded by the coding sequence ATGTCACTGAAGATGTCTCTGTGCCGTAAGCCAGCCTCGGCCCGCTGGTCCAGGACCCAGAAGCGCAGGGAGGTGCTTTCTGTCAACATGATCAGCCTTCCATTGGCCGACTTCCACCACGTTTCCCACATCGGGAACAACGCCAGCAGCGACAGCTTCGGGGACCTGTCCTTTCTGAAGGGGTGGCACAGCCTGATGCTGCACAGCTCTCAAAGTGAACATAACCTCTTCCTGGCCTGCTACCCTCCACCCAAACCCCCACGACTTAACCTGGATGAGGCTGAGGCCCCAAAGATCCCAGAGTGGACCAGGGCCCATTTGAGCCACAGTGCCtccaagaggaggaagaagtaTGGCTCCTTGCCCATGCTGGACAGTGAGGAGGGCCAGGGGGAGGGGGATGGGAAGGGGGCGATGGAGGCCAGTGTTAGCCCCAGCCACGGGGTCATGGTCAGCAGCCACAGTCCTGGCCGGGACAGTCTGAGCTCTGGCAGGATTGGAGACTCCACTCAGACCTGCCATGAGCACACACTGCAGCTGGATGAGGTGGAAAACAGCTTCTCCTTCAGCCTGGACCTGGGCCCTTCCATCCTGGATGACGTGCTACAGGTCATGGACAGGCACCACTATTAG